A window from Methylocystis sp. MJC1 encodes these proteins:
- a CDS encoding RelA/SpoT family protein: protein MMRQYELVERVRKYNPNVDEDLLNRAYVYAMKAHGQQTRASGDPYFSHPLEVAAILTDLKLDDATIVAAVLHDTIEDTETTREEIDRLFGAQIGKLVDGLTKIEKLDLVSKQARQGENFRKLLLAVADDVRVLLVKLADRLHNMRTLHYVPPEKRARISQETLDIYAPLAGRMGMQRLREELEGLAFRHLMPEAHRTIEQRLHDLRTKNGRIIKRIEEELAGEFLQRGIEAAVTGRQKTAYSVWRKMERKSISFEQLSDIFGFRIIVGSVEDCYSALGVIHTKWPSVPGRFKDYISTPKQNDYRSLHTTVIGPGHQRVELQIRTAQMHEIARFGIAAHALYKDATGDEGREELAKESRAFRWLQETLELLAHGDSHPEEFLEHTRLELFQDQVFCFTPKGALIALPRGATPIDFAYAVHTKLGDSAVGAKINGRVAPVLSYLQNGDEVEIIRAEGHVPPAAWEAAVATGKARAAIRRATREAVRQQYAGLGRQIVERAFERASRAYSEDKLRAAVTRLARPSVEDVLAAVGRGEIYSGDVVKAVYPDFIEERKAPMAPIAPGEPGWFGVKANANVVFKAPGAAGDGAAGAIPIRGLRGDSPVRFAPEGGAVPGDRIVGIFSPGEGITIYPIQSPSLTAFDDQPERWLDVRWDVDPETRVLFPARIVATAINEPGTLGALASLIGETHANIDNITFRAHSPDFREMTFDLEVADLKHLTEVLTRLRASPLVSKVERMIG from the coding sequence ATGATGCGTCAATATGAGCTCGTCGAACGGGTTCGGAAGTATAATCCGAACGTCGACGAGGATTTGCTGAACCGCGCCTATGTCTACGCCATGAAGGCGCATGGTCAGCAGACGCGCGCCTCCGGCGATCCCTATTTTTCCCACCCGCTCGAAGTCGCCGCGATCCTCACCGACCTCAAGCTCGACGACGCGACCATCGTCGCCGCGGTTCTTCACGACACGATCGAAGATACCGAGACGACGCGCGAGGAAATCGACCGTCTCTTCGGCGCGCAGATCGGCAAGCTCGTCGATGGCTTGACGAAAATCGAGAAGCTCGACCTCGTCTCGAAACAGGCGCGCCAGGGCGAGAATTTCCGCAAGCTCCTGCTCGCGGTGGCCGACGACGTGCGCGTGCTGCTGGTGAAGCTCGCCGACCGTCTCCACAATATGCGCACGCTGCATTATGTGCCGCCGGAAAAGCGCGCGCGCATTTCGCAGGAGACGCTCGACATTTATGCGCCGCTCGCCGGGCGCATGGGCATGCAGCGCCTGCGCGAGGAATTGGAGGGCCTGGCCTTCCGGCATCTTATGCCGGAGGCGCATCGCACGATCGAACAGCGCCTGCATGACCTACGCACGAAAAACGGGCGCATCATCAAGCGCATCGAGGAAGAGCTGGCCGGTGAGTTTTTGCAGCGCGGCATCGAGGCGGCGGTCACGGGCCGACAGAAGACCGCCTATTCCGTCTGGCGCAAGATGGAGCGCAAATCTATCTCCTTCGAGCAGCTTTCGGATATTTTCGGCTTCCGGATCATCGTGGGTTCGGTCGAGGACTGCTATAGCGCGCTGGGCGTCATCCACACCAAATGGCCGAGCGTGCCGGGCAGGTTCAAGGATTACATCTCGACGCCCAAGCAAAACGATTATCGCTCGCTCCACACCACAGTGATCGGCCCCGGCCATCAGCGCGTTGAGTTGCAGATCCGCACGGCGCAAATGCACGAGATCGCGCGCTTCGGCATCGCCGCGCACGCGCTCTACAAAGACGCGACCGGCGACGAGGGGCGCGAGGAGCTCGCCAAGGAGAGCCGCGCCTTCCGCTGGCTGCAGGAGACGCTCGAGCTGCTCGCCCATGGCGACAGCCATCCCGAAGAATTTCTCGAGCACACGCGCCTCGAGCTGTTTCAGGACCAGGTCTTCTGCTTCACGCCCAAGGGCGCGCTCATCGCGCTGCCGCGCGGCGCGACGCCCATCGATTTCGCCTATGCCGTCCATACCAAGCTCGGCGACTCGGCGGTGGGCGCCAAGATCAATGGCCGGGTCGCGCCGGTGCTCTCATATCTCCAGAATGGCGACGAGGTGGAGATCATCCGCGCCGAGGGCCATGTGCCGCCGGCCGCCTGGGAGGCGGCGGTTGCGACCGGCAAGGCCCGCGCCGCCATCCGCCGCGCCACGCGCGAGGCTGTGCGCCAGCAATATGCCGGGCTCGGCCGCCAGATCGTGGAGCGCGCTTTCGAACGCGCCAGCCGCGCCTATTCGGAGGACAAGCTGAGGGCCGCTGTGACACGCTTGGCCCGGCCTTCGGTCGAGGACGTTCTGGCAGCGGTCGGACGCGGCGAAATCTACTCGGGCGACGTTGTGAAGGCGGTTTATCCGGATTTCATCGAGGAGCGTAAGGCTCCGATGGCGCCGATCGCGCCGGGCGAACCCGGCTGGTTCGGCGTGAAGGCCAACGCCAATGTCGTCTTCAAGGCGCCGGGCGCAGCGGGGGACGGCGCCGCCGGGGCCATCCCGATCCGCGGGCTGCGGGGGGATTCGCCGGTGCGTTTCGCGCCGGAGGGCGGCGCCGTGCCGGGCGACCGCATCGTCGGCATTTTCTCGCCGGGCGAGGGGATCACGATCTACCCGATCCAATCGCCCTCGCTCACGGCCTTCGACGATCAGCCCGAGCGCTGGCTCGACGTGCGCTGGGACGTCGATCCGGAAACCCGCGTGCTCTTCCCCGCGCGCATCGTCGCCACGGCGATCAACGAGCCCGGCACACTCGGCGCCCTCGCGAGCCTCATCGGCGAGACCCACGCCAATATCGACAACATCACTTTCCGCGCCCATTCGCCGGATTTCCGCGAAATGACCTTCGATCTCGAGGTGGCGGATCTGAAGCATCTGACGGAGGTGCTCACACGGCTGCGCGCGTCGCCGCTGGTGAGCAAAGTCGAGCGGATGATCGGATGA
- the rpoZ gene encoding DNA-directed RNA polymerase subunit omega, translated as MARVTVEDCIDKIENRFDLVLLAAHRARLISSGQPILVDRDRDKNPVVALREIAETHLSPEDLSEDFIHSLQRHVEVDEPEAEAAPALTPAVGGDIEGEAQFDRMTEEDLLRGLEGLVPPAEVEEDGE; from the coding sequence ATGGCGCGCGTCACCGTCGAAGACTGCATCGACAAGATTGAAAACCGCTTCGATCTGGTTCTGCTGGCAGCGCATCGCGCGCGGCTGATCTCCTCCGGACAGCCGATCCTCGTTGACCGCGACCGCGATAAAAATCCCGTCGTCGCGCTGCGCGAGATCGCCGAGACCCACCTTTCGCCGGAGGATCTTTCGGAAGATTTCATCCATTCGCTGCAGCGCCACGTCGAGGTCGACGAGCCCGAGGCCGAGGCCGCTCCGGCGCTGACTCCCGCCGTCGGCGGCGATATCGAGGGCGAAGCCCAGTTCGACCGCATGACCGAGGAAGATCTGCTGCGCGGCCTCGAAGGCCTCGTTCCTCCGGCCGAGGTCGAAGAGGACGGCGAGTAA
- a CDS encoding NYN domain-containing protein codes for MADIERIALFIDGANLYATAKSLGFDIDYKRLLREFQGKGRLIRAFYYTALIEDQEYSSIRPLIDWLDYNGYAVVTKPTKEFVDSLGRRKVKGNMDIELAVDAMEMAEHIDHMVLFSGDGDFRSLVEAVQRKGVRVSVISTITTQPPMIADELRRQADEFIDLIHLVGKIGRDPGERAERMQRYQERRPMPAAAPVGHEEEEE; via the coding sequence ATGGCAGATATCGAACGAATTGCGCTATTCATTGACGGCGCGAATCTTTATGCGACCGCCAAATCGCTGGGATTCGATATTGACTATAAACGTCTATTACGCGAATTCCAGGGCAAGGGCCGTCTCATTCGCGCCTTTTACTACACGGCGTTGATCGAAGATCAAGAGTATTCTTCGATCCGCCCCCTGATCGACTGGCTCGACTACAATGGCTACGCCGTCGTGACGAAGCCGACGAAGGAGTTCGTCGACTCTCTCGGCCGTCGCAAGGTCAAGGGCAATATGGACATCGAGCTCGCGGTGGACGCGATGGAGATGGCCGAGCACATCGATCACATGGTGCTCTTCTCGGGCGACGGCGACTTCCGCTCGCTGGTCGAGGCCGTGCAGCGCAAGGGCGTGCGCGTCTCGGTGATCTCGACGATCACCACGCAGCCGCCGATGATCGCCGACGAACTGCGCCGCCAGGCGGACGAGTTCATCGATCTCATCCATCTCGTGGGCAAGATTGGCCGCGACCCGGGTGAGCGCGCCGAGCGTATGCAGCGCTATCAGGAACGCCGCCCCATGCCGGCAGCGGCTCCCGTTGGGCACGAGGAAGAGGAAGAGTAA
- the smpB gene encoding SsrA-binding protein SmpB, translated as MAAKQEPNHKVVADNRRARFNFEVGETFEAGLVLTGTEVKSLRSGKSTIAESYAHVDRHGEAWLVNANIPEYLSGNRFNHEPKRPRKLLLKSREIAKLSQAIEREGMTIVPLKLYFNDKGRAKLLIALARGKKIHDKREVEKKRDWSREKGRLMREKG; from the coding sequence GTGGCCGCTAAGCAAGAGCCAAATCACAAGGTCGTCGCCGACAACCGCAGGGCGCGCTTCAATTTTGAAGTTGGCGAGACCTTCGAGGCCGGGCTTGTGCTCACCGGCACGGAAGTAAAGTCGCTGCGCAGCGGCAAGTCGACGATCGCCGAGAGCTACGCCCATGTCGATCGGCATGGCGAAGCTTGGCTGGTAAACGCCAATATCCCGGAGTATCTCTCCGGCAACCGCTTCAACCACGAGCCCAAGCGGCCGCGCAAGCTGCTGCTCAAGTCGCGCGAAATCGCCAAGCTGTCGCAGGCCATTGAGCGCGAGGGCATGACGATCGTGCCACTCAAGCTCTACTTCAACGACAAGGGCCGGGCGAAGCTGCTGATTGCGCTGGCGCGCGGCAAGAAGATCCACGACAAGCGCGAAGTGGAAAAGAAGCGCGACTGGAGCCGCGAAAAAGGGCGGCTCATGCGCGAGAAGGGCTGA
- the dapA gene encoding 4-hydroxy-tetrahydrodipicolinate synthase, with protein sequence MRTKPIFHGSNTALVTPFANGEVDFEALRALVDWQIEQGTHGLVPVGTTGESPTLSHEEHGRVITETIRAARGRVPVIAGAGSNNTREAIAIAGHAERAGADGLLIVTPYYNKPNQEGLYLHFKAINDAVSIPIIIYNIPPRSVVDMSVETMKRLSELKNIVGVKDATGNIGRISLQRDAMGPDFIQLSGDDLTALSCMAAGAHGCISVVSNIAPRLCADLQNACLAGDYAKALEIQDKLVPLHVATFLEAGVTGAKYGLSLLGKAREEVRLPLVPSTQPTKDRIRAAMIHAGVLPA encoded by the coding sequence ATGAGAACAAAGCCTATTTTTCACGGGTCGAACACCGCTCTCGTCACGCCATTTGCCAATGGAGAGGTCGATTTCGAGGCGCTCCGGGCGCTCGTCGATTGGCAGATTGAGCAAGGAACGCATGGGCTCGTGCCTGTGGGCACGACCGGCGAGAGCCCGACGCTGTCCCATGAGGAGCATGGCCGCGTCATCACCGAGACGATCCGCGCCGCGCGTGGGCGCGTGCCAGTCATCGCCGGCGCGGGCTCCAACAATACGCGCGAGGCGATCGCCATCGCCGGTCATGCCGAGCGCGCCGGCGCCGATGGCCTGCTGATCGTCACGCCCTATTACAACAAGCCCAATCAGGAAGGGCTTTATCTGCATTTCAAGGCGATCAACGACGCCGTCTCGATTCCGATCATCATCTATAATATTCCGCCGCGCTCGGTGGTGGATATGAGCGTCGAGACGATGAAGCGGCTGTCAGAGCTCAAGAATATCGTGGGCGTGAAGGACGCGACCGGCAATATCGGGCGTATTTCCCTGCAGCGCGACGCGATGGGGCCGGATTTCATCCAGCTCTCGGGCGACGACCTCACCGCGCTTTCCTGCATGGCGGCGGGCGCCCACGGCTGCATTTCCGTCGTCTCCAATATCGCGCCGCGGCTTTGCGCCGACCTGCAGAACGCCTGCCTTGCGGGCGATTACGCCAAGGCGCTGGAAATTCAGGATAAACTCGTGCCGCTTCATGTCGCGACCTTCCTGGAAGCCGGCGTGACGGGCGCCAAATATGGCCTGTCGCTGCTCGGCAAGGCGCGTGAGGAAGTGCGTCTTCCGCTGGTGCCCTCGACGCAGCCGACGAAGGACCGCATCCGCGCCGCAATGATCCACGCCGGCGTGCTGCCGGCTTGA
- a CDS encoding lytic transglycosylase domain-containing protein, with translation MTLPARVSIRLQLLATATAIAVITPAFTGFDALRDKEATPKAARWVPYIPFSLGAWRTRVGNLEETLRGFVTGEAPHTEAAHPAQPSLFGSEDPTSTPLADYAPPDGWLRETPAALDPAKILGDDSEAFYQALAAFKNADFAAGDAAAASLDSGLAHTAAHWTALKLHPREAGFKRIAAFLDSHPDWPAADWLRRRAEEALIAEHQPDKVAKAWFDDKPPLTPYGKYALAKALGRDGDFDTAAFYARDAWREDDLGGFESQFLKELGELLTPADHKYRADRLLYAGKNAQALRAAELAGKDVTLLARARIAANVGAAGDKVFASVPPALQNDPGLLFSRARMLNAAKKFADSGALLKKAPTDPGKVIDGDAWWAERRQTSRKLLDLGDADSAYIVAAQHNARSTSNKVEAEFQAGWIALRFLDDPSRAARHFATLEQVAETPLQKSRALYWRGRAAEAYRTPDDDARARDFYRQAAAHSTTFYGQLACAKLGAEDRPLRPAPTPARDAERHEAVRVVELLLATGDKDVAAPLALDAAKNMRDIAQVAALGEVISKQRDAKMSLVFGKSASYRGVPLDDVAFPSYGIPNFDALPNSAPRSVVYAIARQESAFDPKAVSSAGAMGLMQMIASTARHTAYTHGVAFDLPRMLSEPAFNAKLGAAHLGILLGEYRGAYLLTFAAYNAGGGRVKQWIDAYGDPRKPGVDPIDWVERIPISETRNYVQRVMENFVVYRAKFGDRDTRAPQVELAHAGVRL, from the coding sequence ATGACGTTGCCTGCACGCGTCTCGATTCGCCTCCAGCTCCTTGCGACGGCGACGGCGATCGCCGTCATCACGCCTGCCTTCACGGGCTTCGACGCTCTGCGCGACAAGGAGGCGACGCCGAAGGCCGCCCGCTGGGTTCCCTATATCCCCTTCAGCCTCGGCGCCTGGCGCACACGCGTCGGCAATTTGGAAGAAACGCTGCGCGGATTTGTCACGGGTGAGGCGCCGCATACGGAGGCGGCGCATCCCGCTCAGCCCTCGCTCTTCGGCTCCGAGGACCCCACATCGACGCCCCTCGCCGATTACGCGCCGCCAGACGGCTGGCTGCGCGAAACGCCGGCCGCGCTCGACCCTGCGAAGATCCTCGGCGACGATTCGGAAGCTTTCTACCAGGCGCTCGCCGCCTTCAAGAACGCCGATTTTGCGGCTGGCGACGCCGCCGCCGCTAGCCTCGATAGTGGACTCGCCCATACGGCGGCACATTGGACGGCGCTCAAGCTTCACCCGCGCGAGGCCGGATTCAAGCGGATCGCCGCCTTTCTGGACTCCCATCCCGATTGGCCGGCGGCCGACTGGCTGCGCCGCCGCGCCGAAGAAGCGCTCATCGCCGAGCACCAGCCCGACAAGGTCGCCAAGGCCTGGTTCGATGATAAGCCGCCGCTCACGCCTTACGGCAAATATGCTCTGGCCAAGGCGCTCGGCCGCGACGGCGATTTCGACACGGCGGCCTTCTACGCCCGCGACGCGTGGCGGGAAGACGATCTCGGCGGCTTCGAGAGCCAGTTCCTCAAGGAACTCGGCGAGCTTCTCACCCCCGCCGACCATAAATATCGCGCCGACCGCCTGCTCTACGCCGGCAAGAACGCCCAGGCCCTGCGCGCTGCGGAGCTCGCCGGCAAGGATGTGACGCTGCTCGCCCGCGCCCGCATCGCGGCGAATGTCGGAGCCGCCGGCGACAAGGTTTTCGCCTCTGTGCCGCCGGCGCTGCAAAACGATCCCGGCCTGTTGTTCTCACGCGCGCGCATGCTCAACGCCGCGAAGAAATTCGCCGACTCCGGCGCGCTGTTGAAAAAGGCGCCCACCGATCCCGGCAAGGTGATCGACGGCGACGCCTGGTGGGCGGAGCGGCGCCAGACCTCGCGCAAGCTGCTCGATCTCGGCGACGCGGACAGCGCATATATCGTCGCCGCCCAGCACAACGCCCGCTCGACCAGCAACAAGGTCGAAGCGGAATTCCAGGCGGGCTGGATCGCGCTGCGCTTCCTTGATGACCCCTCCCGCGCCGCCCGCCATTTCGCGACGCTCGAGCAGGTCGCCGAAACGCCGTTGCAGAAATCGCGCGCTCTTTACTGGCGCGGCCGCGCCGCCGAGGCCTATCGCACGCCGGACGACGACGCGAGGGCGCGCGACTTCTACCGCCAGGCAGCCGCCCATTCGACGACTTTCTACGGCCAGCTCGCCTGCGCCAAGCTCGGCGCGGAAGATCGCCCGCTGCGCCCTGCCCCCACGCCGGCCAGGGACGCCGAGCGTCACGAGGCCGTGAGAGTGGTGGAGCTGTTGCTTGCCACTGGGGACAAGGACGTCGCCGCGCCGCTCGCGCTCGACGCCGCCAAGAACATGCGCGACATCGCCCAGGTCGCGGCGCTCGGCGAGGTCATCTCGAAACAGCGCGACGCGAAAATGTCCCTCGTCTTCGGCAAGAGCGCCTCTTACCGCGGCGTGCCGCTCGACGACGTGGCCTTCCCCTCTTACGGAATCCCGAACTTCGATGCGCTGCCGAATTCGGCGCCGCGCTCGGTCGTCTATGCCATCGCGCGTCAGGAAAGCGCCTTCGATCCGAAAGCGGTTTCCTCCGCCGGCGCGATGGGTCTGATGCAAATGATCGCGTCGACCGCGCGTCACACCGCCTATACGCATGGCGTCGCCTTCGATCTCCCGCGCATGCTGAGCGAGCCCGCCTTCAACGCCAAATTGGGCGCGGCGCATCTCGGCATTCTGCTCGGCGAATATAGAGGCGCTTATCTTCTGACCTTCGCCGCCTATAACGCCGGCGGCGGCCGCGTGAAGCAATGGATCGACGCCTATGGCGATCCGCGCAAGCCCGGCGTCGATCCGATCGACTGGGTCGAGCGCATCCCCATCTCCGAGACGCGCAATTACGTGCAGCGCGTGATGGAGAATTTCGTAGTCTATCGCGCCAAATTCGGCGACAGGGACACGCGCGCCCCGCAGGTGGAGCTGGCGCATGCCGGCGTCCGGCTGTGA
- a CDS encoding serine hydrolase domain-containing protein — translation MLNPNQIGEFVKNHISPLIGSSKDPEPNKSVGILVGVTYAGVRYYYHYGQVDLASGSAQIRDSVHIKDIVFFIGSNSKVFTATLLALAASSANNPVTPSTSVASLLPSNVSINQPYGEILLWHLATHSAGYPDGTCGAHPFGDYSFTLMGRFLSNFEPSYAPGKYWVYSNQGFALLGVLLSHAYGGGASSDWDATYQNWPAVVVDNISAPLGMASTQVDYSNVSGRVAQGHIYTDAAGGPAYNRVDPPNWALTSAGLGAGALSSTLKDMLTFLEASISPPPNPLGAAMTETQQAYSGSEGLSMGLGWQLSNDYLDKNGGLNGYETYMAFDRGAKIGVFLFGNTSGGNKAAHPGTALDQAGRRLLGALRENVANPSRFPRPPTTPQCP, via the coding sequence ATGTTGAACCCAAACCAAATTGGTGAGTTCGTCAAGAACCATATTTCTCCGCTGATCGGATCTTCAAAAGATCCAGAACCAAATAAATCCGTAGGGATCCTCGTCGGCGTGACCTATGCCGGCGTTCGATACTACTACCACTACGGTCAAGTTGATCTGGCAAGCGGAAGCGCCCAAATCAGGGACAGCGTCCACATCAAGGATATCGTGTTTTTCATTGGCTCGAACAGCAAGGTCTTTACAGCGACCTTGCTGGCGCTCGCGGCTTCGTCGGCGAATAATCCCGTCACACCCTCAACATCTGTCGCGAGCCTTCTGCCATCGAATGTCAGCATCAACCAACCGTATGGCGAAATTCTCCTTTGGCACCTGGCCACGCACAGCGCCGGATATCCGGACGGGACGTGCGGCGCTCACCCGTTCGGCGACTATTCGTTCACATTGATGGGGCGATTTCTGAGTAACTTCGAGCCGTCTTATGCGCCGGGCAAATACTGGGTCTACAGCAATCAAGGCTTCGCTCTCCTGGGCGTTTTGCTGTCACATGCCTATGGCGGCGGCGCGAGCTCGGACTGGGACGCCACATATCAGAACTGGCCGGCAGTGGTGGTCGACAACATCTCCGCGCCGCTCGGAATGGCAAGTACACAAGTCGACTACAGCAATGTATCTGGGCGGGTGGCGCAGGGCCATATCTATACCGACGCTGCCGGCGGGCCAGCCTATAATCGCGTCGATCCGCCCAATTGGGCGCTGACGTCTGCGGGCCTCGGCGCGGGCGCGCTGTCATCGACGCTTAAGGACATGCTGACGTTCTTGGAGGCTTCCATCAGCCCGCCGCCAAATCCCCTCGGCGCAGCAATGACCGAGACCCAGCAAGCCTACTCGGGATCCGAGGGACTTTCCATGGGCCTCGGGTGGCAATTGTCGAATGATTACCTCGACAAGAACGGCGGCCTCAACGGCTATGAAACCTACATGGCCTTTGATCGTGGTGCCAAAATCGGCGTTTTCTTGTTTGGCAATACGAGTGGTGGGAACAAAGCCGCGCACCCAGGGACCGCTCTCGATCAAGCAGGACGTCGTTTGCTGGGCGCGCTCCGCGAAAATGTGGCAAATCCCTCGAGATTCCCACGCCCGCCAACGACTCCCCAGTGCCCATAG
- a CDS encoding MFS transporter encodes MSVNLDDLVLGRSAPQDEDSATAMRAGQIVCACPASLPRADITDHRLTLAAGFGLAVLAQALVLTVLPEQSRLIAPSAERIGWPFALLLIGAAMASFPAAMLVDSFGRRAAFGLGASLGAAGGALCAFSIAKGNFFGLCLGAFWLGLAQGFALFYRHIAAQGAPRDGLIVLAGGAGAALLTPLFVSLLESPGAMLLAAAGLHIAALALSVRMPHARVGKPGAAEWRLSRGFVIATVAGALAWFVMSAGMLHGPLTLAVCSAAPAFIGGAMGWHLFSMYGPAALAARWPALFPPLAIIGIGLAAMLAGAAAVLSAASVASVTVGLLAIGIGWGAVNVAALRLLHEGARPSRLALALHDVCLLGAAAAGALAV; translated from the coding sequence GTGAGCGTGAATCTCGATGATCTCGTCCTGGGGAGGTCGGCTCCGCAGGACGAAGATAGTGCGACGGCTATGCGCGCCGGGCAGATCGTCTGCGCTTGTCCGGCCTCGCTGCCGCGCGCCGACATCACCGATCATCGGCTGACCCTCGCAGCGGGCTTCGGACTCGCGGTGCTGGCGCAGGCGCTGGTTCTCACCGTTCTCCCCGAGCAAAGCCGCCTCATCGCGCCGAGCGCCGAGCGCATCGGCTGGCCCTTCGCACTCCTGCTCATCGGCGCGGCGATGGCGAGCTTTCCCGCTGCAATGCTCGTCGATTCTTTCGGGCGCCGCGCGGCCTTCGGACTTGGCGCGAGCCTTGGCGCGGCGGGCGGGGCGCTGTGCGCTTTCTCGATCGCCAAAGGCAATTTCTTCGGCCTGTGCCTGGGCGCCTTCTGGCTCGGACTCGCGCAGGGCTTCGCGCTCTTCTACCGCCATATCGCCGCGCAAGGCGCGCCGCGCGACGGGCTGATCGTGCTCGCCGGCGGCGCCGGCGCGGCGTTGCTGACGCCGCTCTTCGTGTCGCTTCTGGAGAGCCCCGGCGCGATGCTGCTGGCGGCCGCAGGCCTGCATATCGCGGCGCTCGCGCTTTCGGTGCGCATGCCGCATGCGCGCGTCGGCAAGCCGGGCGCAGCCGAATGGCGCCTCTCGCGTGGTTTCGTGATTGCAACGGTTGCGGGCGCGCTCGCCTGGTTCGTGATGTCGGCGGGCATGTTGCACGGGCCGCTGACGCTCGCCGTTTGTTCGGCCGCGCCGGCTTTCATCGGCGGCGCGATGGGATGGCATCTCTTCTCGATGTATGGACCGGCGGCGCTCGCCGCACGCTGGCCGGCGCTTTTCCCGCCGCTGGCGATTATTGGAATCGGTCTTGCCGCCATGCTCGCGGGCGCCGCCGCAGTGCTTTCGGCCGCATCGGTCGCGAGTGTGACTGTGGGGCTGCTTGCAATCGGGATCGGATGGGGCGCTGTGAATGTTGCGGCTCTGCGTCTCCTGCATGAAGGCGCGCGCCCGTCGCGGCTTGCGCTTGCATTACATGATGTATGCCTGCTTGGAGCGGCGGCCGCAGGGGCTTTGGCGGTTTAA
- the ccoS gene encoding cbb3-type cytochrome oxidase assembly protein CcoS: protein MTVLLFLIPLALLLGLLALVAFMWSLKRGQFDDLDGAAHRVLMDDDLEGKK, encoded by the coding sequence ATGACGGTGCTTCTCTTTCTCATCCCGCTCGCATTGTTGCTCGGCCTGTTGGCGCTCGTCGCCTTCATGTGGTCGCTCAAGCGCGGCCAGTTCGACGATCTCGACGGCGCGGCGCATCGCGTGCTGATGGATGACGATCTCGAGGGAAAAAAGTGA